The Oceanispirochaeta sp. M1 genome includes a window with the following:
- a CDS encoding lysoplasmalogenase: MLISALPFIVFSLLHVGGEAVKYRPLRYLSKPFLMPSLALFYILNAQNPSVVLIAAIAGGWLGDLFLMIPDKSDKKLFFKLGLAAFLIGHLFYAAAFFGQGSFKFKSVMAPVAALAMIGYCLIIFIKLKPHMGKLFVPITVYIVVIAVMGISTTLCLSTQELSPALTAVFGAFVFIISDTVNAWNRFAYEIPNERVHTMNTYLTGQFLLVLGFLQFIPVQGL; the protein is encoded by the coding sequence ATGTTGATATCTGCACTACCTTTTATTGTTTTTTCTCTGCTGCATGTAGGTGGAGAGGCGGTGAAGTACAGACCCCTCCGTTACCTGAGTAAGCCTTTTCTTATGCCTTCACTGGCTCTGTTCTATATTCTCAATGCTCAGAATCCTTCGGTAGTACTGATTGCCGCAATTGCCGGTGGATGGCTGGGTGATCTGTTTCTTATGATTCCTGATAAAAGTGATAAAAAGTTGTTTTTCAAGCTGGGTCTCGCTGCTTTTCTGATTGGTCATCTGTTTTATGCCGCGGCATTTTTCGGACAGGGCTCCTTTAAGTTCAAGTCGGTTATGGCTCCTGTTGCTGCACTGGCTATGATTGGCTACTGCCTTATTATCTTTATTAAATTAAAACCTCATATGGGAAAACTCTTTGTTCCCATTACAGTCTATATCGTAGTAATTGCAGTGATGGGCATTTCCACAACCCTTTGTCTCAGTACTCAGGAATTGTCTCCGGCCTTAACAGCAGTATTCGGCGCATTTGTATTTATTATCTCCGATACGGTGAATGCCTGGAACCGTTTTGCATATGAGATTCCTAATGAGAGGGTTCATACTATGAATACCTATCTCACCGGACAGTTTTTACTGGTGCTTGGATTCTTACAGTTTATTCCTGTTCAGGGGCTCTAG
- a CDS encoding chemotaxis protein CheW, whose protein sequence is MTDDKLNQYLTFTVAGEQYAINVANIREVLEFDSVTVIPKMPEYMKGIINLRGSVVPVLDLKAKFGIGKIEKATDTSVIVTEMTLNNEAVVIGLLCDAVSEVIDLEDDQIEPTPYMGTQVQAEFIRGMGKKDDKFIIILDLTKVLTHQDLKNVANQSE, encoded by the coding sequence ATGACCGACGATAAATTGAACCAATATCTTACTTTTACCGTTGCAGGTGAACAATATGCCATTAATGTAGCCAATATCAGAGAAGTGCTCGAATTTGATAGTGTCACAGTAATCCCGAAGATGCCCGAATATATGAAAGGAATCATCAACTTGAGAGGATCTGTTGTCCCTGTACTGGACCTTAAAGCAAAATTTGGAATTGGTAAAATAGAAAAAGCAACGGACACATCAGTAATTGTCACCGAAATGACTCTCAACAATGAGGCTGTTGTAATCGGACTGCTCTGTGATGCTGTCAGTGAAGTTATTGATCTGGAAGACGATCAGATCGAACCAACTCCTTATATGGGAACACAGGTACAGGCGGAGTTTATTCGGGGGATGGGTAAGAAAGATGACAAATTCATCATCATACTTGATCTGACTAAAGTCCTGACCCACCAGGATCTGAAAAATGTAGCAAATCAATCCGAATAA
- a CDS encoding adenylate/guanylate cyclase domain-containing protein, translating to MNSDIKVLQTKQRLSEELDNAIELCLLEKLPIRKALARVVPVICRIIGAHEMMIRTIDENLKQISMKSKGFKKDWTHLVPRELPELEFKPRTFPLDEELLVVASLDVVDRVIGICAFAFKGDLSQEDKSIKADLVDTAAELLDNYLEGIASNARKQSITMYSTEALRDRIFENGADKAVKHLCEELNLEEFILVYGDTDTATGEDLRYRYYSRGEMIHNSIDSPTEEYLAVLSDKDKVLNTEDRSFSKLLSGEGIQEKALQNGLNQSLIGKLIVKPQDGGLNPESRDIIRIFAECLCQRLFDYNRERRYLAKCFCARDVQRLLSEPDFYDKYLSPREEDIVILYTDISSFTAICEKVLHNASEIGELINRWSRMILEILYRHDGVFDKMVGDCVIGLFGPPFFESTMEQRTENAIAASAEIVRETIALGKEMGLEERIIEAEVLENLNTSNGIHCGPTSVGFFGPNEDYTGFSSAMNHSARLQGHASAGEVLVTSALLENLPGGPLGIAPQEGLTVDFTGPWDIAVKNVSHPLEYYRCIFNHQYTEES from the coding sequence ATGAACTCAGATATTAAAGTACTTCAGACAAAGCAGCGGCTTAGTGAGGAATTAGACAATGCCATTGAGCTGTGCCTTCTGGAAAAGCTTCCTATAAGAAAAGCTCTAGCCAGGGTTGTTCCTGTCATCTGCCGGATCATCGGTGCCCATGAGATGATGATCCGAACCATAGATGAAAACCTTAAACAGATATCCATGAAATCCAAGGGTTTCAAAAAAGACTGGACTCATCTGGTTCCCCGGGAACTGCCGGAGCTGGAGTTCAAACCCAGAACGTTCCCTCTGGATGAAGAACTGCTTGTTGTAGCCTCCCTTGATGTTGTGGACAGAGTAATAGGAATCTGCGCTTTTGCCTTTAAAGGTGATCTCAGTCAGGAAGATAAAAGTATAAAAGCAGACCTGGTGGATACGGCCGCCGAACTTCTGGATAACTACCTGGAAGGGATTGCCTCAAATGCACGTAAACAGAGCATCACCATGTATTCCACAGAGGCACTGCGTGACCGGATTTTTGAAAACGGGGCAGATAAGGCCGTAAAACATCTCTGTGAAGAACTTAATCTGGAGGAGTTCATCCTCGTATACGGAGATACGGATACTGCCACCGGAGAAGATCTCCGTTACCGCTATTACAGCAGAGGTGAAATGATTCACAACTCCATAGACAGTCCTACAGAGGAGTATCTTGCAGTACTGTCAGATAAAGACAAAGTTCTGAATACTGAAGACAGATCTTTTTCAAAGCTTCTCTCGGGAGAAGGGATACAGGAAAAAGCTCTTCAGAATGGACTGAATCAGAGCCTTATCGGCAAACTCATAGTAAAACCGCAGGACGGTGGGTTGAATCCTGAGAGCAGAGATATAATCCGGATCTTCGCCGAATGCCTCTGCCAGAGACTCTTCGACTATAACAGAGAGCGTCGCTATCTGGCAAAATGCTTCTGTGCACGGGATGTACAGCGCCTCCTCTCTGAACCTGATTTCTACGATAAATACCTCAGTCCAAGAGAAGAGGATATAGTCATACTCTATACAGATATCAGTTCCTTTACCGCCATATGTGAAAAAGTACTGCATAATGCTTCTGAAATAGGGGAACTTATAAACCGCTGGTCACGGATGATTCTGGAAATACTCTATCGTCATGACGGTGTCTTTGACAAGATGGTGGGTGACTGTGTTATCGGTCTTTTCGGCCCTCCCTTTTTTGAATCGACCATGGAGCAGAGAACGGAAAATGCCATAGCGGCTTCTGCCGAGATAGTCAGAGAAACTATCGCCCTGGGAAAGGAGATGGGACTGGAAGAGAGGATTATTGAAGCTGAAGTTCTTGAAAATCTGAATACCTCCAATGGTATCCACTGCGGCCCGACTTCAGTCGGATTCTTCGGCCCCAACGAGGACTATACAGGATTTTCATCCGCCATGAATCATTCAGCCAGGCTGCAGGGTCATGCATCTGCAGGAGAAGTTCTTGTGACCTCCGCCCTACTTGAAAACCTGCCGGGAGGTCCCCTGGGAATTGCTCCGCAGGAAGGACTGACCGTGGACTTTACGGGTCCCTGGGACATTGCGGTAAAAAATGTAAGCCATCCCCTGGAGTACTACCGCTGTATATTTAATCATCAATACACAGAGGAATCTTAA
- a CDS encoding DNA-3-methyladenine glycosylase I, whose product MSIQRCSWCGTNPLYMSYHDKEWGVPVYDDETKHFENLVLESAQAGLSWITILKRRETYRKAYLGFNPEVIASWTEKEVLRLLQDPGVIRNRKKIESSINNAQRFLEVKEEFGSFSDYYWHFQDGVPIINHWKTMDEIPAVTPLAETISKDMKKRGFSFMGPTVTYANMQSVGMVNDHITSCFRYKEVIG is encoded by the coding sequence ATGAGTATACAACGCTGTTCCTGGTGCGGCACCAATCCTCTATATATGTCCTACCACGATAAGGAATGGGGAGTTCCGGTCTACGACGACGAAACAAAACACTTTGAAAACCTTGTTCTGGAATCGGCTCAGGCCGGACTCAGCTGGATAACCATACTGAAAAGAAGAGAAACCTACCGCAAAGCCTATCTGGGATTCAATCCGGAAGTGATTGCCTCCTGGACGGAAAAGGAAGTACTCCGCCTGCTTCAGGACCCTGGAGTCATACGGAATAGAAAAAAAATTGAATCATCAATCAATAATGCACAGCGTTTTCTTGAAGTTAAAGAGGAATTCGGCAGCTTCTCAGACTACTACTGGCATTTTCAGGATGGGGTACCCATTATCAATCACTGGAAAACCATGGATGAAATACCGGCTGTCACCCCCCTTGCAGAGACCATCTCCAAAGATATGAAAAAGAGGGGGTTCTCCTTCATGGGGCCGACTGTAACCTATGCAAATATGCAGTCCGTGGGAATGGTAAATGATCATATCACAAGCTGTTTCCGCTATAAGGAAGTTATAGGCTGA
- a CDS encoding endo alpha-1,4 polygalactosaminidase, translating to MPLMYLIPVTMLILSCCSTDTDLEEPRGNERTFPVYNQAYQENYEPDSLALIQASAENAYVLMDPFDEDFLTFGELDAVKSDGNEISAYISIGTGEEWRSDFEEMKPYLSDKQWGEWAGEYYVSRIEAGLTDIMKDRIDRAAELGFDWLEFDNMDWMFNEETRDEYNLVSGETEALAYIEELREYAVSKGIKCMSKNWRRGAENYDGVTFESGSENLNWWYSEDMQAFLDEEKPVIIVHYDEKDREGAYRAYGNYMEIYGEGISFISETRSEKGYIHFNTSP from the coding sequence ATGCCCCTCATGTACCTGATTCCAGTCACAATGCTTATCCTCTCATGCTGCAGCACTGATACAGATTTGGAAGAACCAAGAGGAAATGAGAGAACTTTTCCCGTATATAATCAGGCCTATCAGGAAAACTACGAACCCGACTCTCTGGCTCTCATACAGGCATCAGCTGAAAATGCCTATGTTCTGATGGATCCCTTTGATGAAGACTTTCTCACATTCGGGGAACTGGATGCTGTGAAGTCTGATGGGAATGAAATATCCGCCTATATCAGCATAGGTACAGGAGAGGAATGGCGCTCCGATTTTGAAGAGATGAAACCATATCTTAGTGATAAACAGTGGGGAGAATGGGCGGGTGAATACTATGTCAGCCGGATTGAAGCGGGTCTGACTGATATTATGAAAGACAGAATTGACCGGGCCGCAGAATTGGGTTTTGACTGGCTGGAATTTGATAATATGGACTGGATGTTCAATGAAGAAACCAGGGATGAATATAATCTGGTATCAGGAGAGACCGAAGCACTGGCCTACATTGAGGAACTAAGAGAATATGCTGTGTCAAAAGGGATAAAATGCATGTCCAAGAACTGGCGCAGGGGTGCAGAAAACTATGATGGAGTAACCTTTGAATCGGGATCGGAGAACCTCAACTGGTGGTATTCAGAAGATATGCAGGCCTTTCTGGATGAAGAAAAACCGGTAATAATAGTTCACTACGATGAGAAAGACAGAGAAGGTGCATACCGGGCATACGGTAATTATATGGAAATCTATGGAGAGGGAATCTCATTTATCAGTGAGACAAGATCTGAAAAAGGATATATCCACTTCAATACAAGCCCCTGA
- a CDS encoding NUDIX domain-containing protein, protein MILLDYEADRFGGAILSSEKLPVLSDYKNILENTISELRKNGIKLLWLFLPIDRADLVELSVNAGFTYHHADAKGIQLTLALIPGAFIPDYATHYLGAGGVLVDDENRILVIQEKHHTRRHYKLPGGALDPNEHIAHAVVREVREETGIESEFISLNCFRHWHGYRYGKSDIYFVCRLKPLSHDITLDPNEIAEALWMPLDDYLNHPDTHPFNIKIVKTALSSRGLKTEEIEGYGTPESHEMMF, encoded by the coding sequence ATGATATTATTGGATTATGAAGCCGACCGTTTTGGTGGGGCTATACTTTCATCGGAAAAACTACCTGTTCTTTCCGACTATAAAAATATTCTTGAGAATACGATTTCTGAACTCAGGAAAAACGGAATAAAACTTCTTTGGCTCTTTCTTCCTATAGACCGGGCCGATCTGGTAGAACTCTCTGTGAATGCTGGATTCACCTATCATCATGCCGATGCAAAGGGGATACAGCTTACTCTAGCTCTGATTCCCGGTGCCTTTATTCCCGACTATGCAACACACTATTTAGGAGCCGGCGGCGTGCTGGTTGATGACGAGAACCGCATTCTTGTTATTCAGGAAAAACATCACACCAGACGTCATTATAAACTCCCCGGAGGAGCCCTTGATCCTAATGAACATATTGCCCATGCGGTGGTCAGAGAAGTCCGCGAGGAAACCGGAATTGAGAGCGAATTTATCTCTCTGAACTGTTTCCGTCACTGGCACGGTTACCGTTATGGAAAGTCTGATATCTATTTTGTATGCAGACTGAAACCCTTAAGCCATGATATTACCCTTGATCCCAATGAAATTGCAGAAGCTCTCTGGATGCCCCTTGATGATTATCTGAATCATCCGGATACACACCCTTTTAATATAAAAATTGTTAAAACCGCTTTAAGCAGCAGAGGATTGAAGACTGAAGAGATAGAGGGTTATGGTACTCCCGAATCCCATGAGATGATGTTTTAG
- a CDS encoding ThuA domain-containing protein: MKKALITWGGWDGHEPEACARIFEKILKDNDYELVFTDSMDCYTDKALMSSLDLIVPVWTMSEITEDQWKGLKEAVLEGCGIAGWHGGMGDSFRQNVEYQFMVGGQWVAHPGGVIDYTIQITSDDPIVAGYSELQMHSEQYYMHVDPSNEVLATTTFKGDQDGMGWIKGTVMPVVWKRQYGKARVFYSSIGHIASDFKVPGATEIMTRGMLWASR; this comes from the coding sequence ATGAAAAAAGCATTGATAACATGGGGTGGCTGGGATGGACATGAACCCGAAGCCTGTGCCCGTATTTTTGAAAAAATACTGAAAGATAATGACTATGAGCTGGTATTTACCGACTCCATGGACTGCTACACAGATAAGGCTCTCATGAGCTCTCTTGATTTGATTGTACCGGTCTGGACTATGAGTGAAATCACTGAGGATCAGTGGAAAGGGTTGAAAGAGGCTGTACTGGAGGGCTGCGGGATTGCCGGCTGGCATGGCGGTATGGGTGACAGTTTCCGTCAGAATGTGGAGTACCAGTTTATGGTCGGCGGTCAGTGGGTCGCCCATCCGGGGGGTGTCATTGACTATACAATTCAGATTACTTCAGATGATCCCATAGTTGCCGGATACAGTGAGCTGCAGATGCACTCAGAGCAGTACTATATGCATGTGGATCCTTCCAACGAGGTTCTGGCAACAACTACCTTCAAGGGTGATCAGGACGGGATGGGCTGGATTAAGGGTACGGTTATGCCTGTTGTCTGGAAAAGACAGTACGGTAAAGCCAGAGTTTTCTACTCATCCATCGGCCATATTGCCTCGGACTTCAAGGTTCCGGGAGCCACCGAGATTATGACCCGGGGAATGCTCTGGGCAAGCCGCTGA
- a CDS encoding Gfo/Idh/MocA family protein: MNIGIVGCGNISDIYFKNLTNLFPETTIVGCCDLDASRAEERSSEYGVPIFTTEELLGNKDVDIILNLTTPEYHARINTMALNNGKHAYCEKPFALNREEGLAVLRLAEEKGLRTGCAPDTFLGAGIQTCRKLIDEGVIGKVHSAYAFMLCPGHESWHPGPEFYYQPGGGPMLDMGPYYLTALVNLLGPVSSVYGKTSKAFEKRICSAENTRGQVIDVNTWTDYKGILEFESGVSSIVCMSFDVFNSEVPRIEIHGTKGSLMVPDPNTFGGPVKLFRKGDEEAVDIPLYAFPYDENSRGIGIADMARALDAGDSHRACGQLAMHVLDTMLAFEDSHKAGVPVSLNTSCVRPDALGHALSPGEL; this comes from the coding sequence ATGAACATCGGCATTGTCGGCTGCGGCAATATAAGTGATATCTATTTCAAGAATCTTACAAATCTTTTTCCTGAAACTACTATTGTCGGATGCTGTGACCTGGATGCATCAAGAGCAGAAGAGAGGAGCAGTGAATACGGAGTTCCCATATTCACTACTGAAGAACTTCTTGGGAATAAAGATGTTGATATTATTCTGAATCTGACCACACCGGAGTATCATGCCCGGATCAATACAATGGCACTTAATAATGGAAAACATGCCTATTGTGAAAAACCCTTTGCTCTGAACCGGGAAGAGGGCCTGGCGGTTCTCAGGCTGGCGGAAGAAAAGGGGCTGCGTACCGGATGTGCTCCCGATACATTTCTGGGCGCCGGAATTCAGACCTGCCGAAAGCTGATAGATGAGGGTGTTATCGGTAAAGTCCACTCGGCCTACGCCTTTATGCTCTGCCCCGGTCATGAGAGCTGGCATCCGGGACCTGAGTTCTACTATCAGCCCGGCGGCGGACCCATGCTTGATATGGGACCCTATTATCTGACGGCTCTGGTAAACCTCCTTGGGCCGGTGAGTTCAGTCTATGGTAAAACTTCAAAGGCCTTTGAGAAGAGAATCTGCAGTGCAGAAAACACAAGGGGACAGGTGATAGATGTAAATACCTGGACTGACTACAAGGGAATCCTTGAGTTTGAATCAGGGGTGAGCAGCATTGTATGTATGAGCTTTGATGTTTTTAACTCTGAGGTTCCCAGAATAGAAATTCACGGAACAAAGGGCAGCCTTATGGTTCCTGATCCCAATACATTCGGCGGTCCTGTAAAGCTTTTCCGCAAGGGTGATGAAGAGGCTGTGGATATTCCGCTATACGCATTTCCCTATGACGAAAACAGTAGAGGAATCGGGATTGCTGATATGGCTCGTGCTCTGGACGCCGGAGATAGTCATCGTGCCTGTGGACAGCTTGCAATGCATGTGCTTGATACCATGCTGGCCTTTGAAGATTCCCATAAAGCCGGAGTGCCGGTCTCTCTAAATACAAGCTGTGTCAGACCGGATGCTCTGGGTCATGCACTTTCTCCTGGTGAGTTGTAA
- a CDS encoding AraC family transcriptional regulator has product MSLFKEGWFYHIESSPRRYPEGKEVQSVGYSPHKRERIRHSFQTQNFSFILSGRGFYELDGKLLPVRAPMVITQSPGVPMNYGPDGEWEELFVIYPARDFDYFQRRGLLEIRLWKIQQHGEILEQIRDIVLQLQTQDVLKGSSDFYDRIDMSLEKLILYSRQESLLPRETELQVFLQQLYLHMERDCSSDFDFHSLAEERGFSPSSFRRCWEEMYTIPPGQTVIEIRMRQACRLLAETDMSIKEIASSLGYEDPLYFSRLFRKKRSESPGAYRKRTRTPYIGV; this is encoded by the coding sequence ATGTCACTGTTTAAAGAAGGCTGGTTCTACCATATAGAGTCCAGCCCCCGAAGATATCCCGAAGGTAAGGAAGTACAATCTGTCGGCTATTCGCCCCATAAAAGGGAGAGGATAAGACATAGTTTTCAGACACAGAACTTCTCCTTTATCCTCTCAGGCCGCGGCTTTTATGAACTTGATGGAAAACTTCTCCCCGTACGGGCTCCAATGGTTATTACACAGAGCCCCGGTGTACCCATGAATTACGGACCCGATGGTGAATGGGAAGAGTTGTTTGTCATCTACCCGGCAAGGGACTTTGATTACTTTCAAAGGCGTGGACTGCTGGAGATCCGATTATGGAAAATACAACAACATGGGGAGATACTGGAGCAGATCAGAGATATAGTTTTACAGCTTCAGACTCAGGATGTGTTAAAGGGGAGCAGTGATTTCTACGACAGGATTGATATGTCACTTGAAAAACTGATTCTCTACTCCAGGCAGGAATCCCTGCTTCCACGTGAGACAGAGCTTCAAGTCTTTTTACAACAGCTCTATCTGCATATGGAAAGAGACTGCAGCAGTGATTTTGATTTTCATAGTCTGGCTGAAGAGAGAGGTTTCAGCCCGTCAAGTTTCAGGCGTTGCTGGGAAGAGATGTATACAATTCCCCCTGGACAGACTGTTATCGAAATCAGAATGCGTCAGGCCTGCCGCCTGCTTGCGGAAACCGATATGTCCATAAAGGAGATTGCCTCCTCCCTTGGATATGAAGACCCCCTCTATTTTTCTAGGCTCTTCAGAAAAAAAAGGAGTGAGAGTCCAGGGGCCTATAGAAAGAGAACAAGAACCCCCTATATAGGCGTGTAA
- a CDS encoding alpha/beta hydrolase yields the protein MNDICRNMEKTIREAANSSSETPYIIPSFIESPKALPCVLICPGGGYGFTSPREAEPVARAYNDQGFHALILHYRTAPHKHPAPLLDVSNTLALLRQNAWELNVDPEKIIVCGFSAGGHLAASLGVHWNKEYLQNEICSSRGQNRPNALILSYPVISSGEDAHRGSFDNLLGENADAQLLEEMSLEKQVGNQTPPAFLWHTADDASVPVENSFLFAKALKKENIPFELHIYPSGPHGLSLATAETDESGDTSMTVPHVQGWLELSARWIKNLKSFN from the coding sequence ATGAATGACATATGTAGAAATATGGAGAAGACTATAAGAGAGGCCGCAAACAGCAGCTCTGAGACACCCTACATTATCCCCTCATTTATTGAGAGCCCGAAGGCCCTCCCCTGTGTTCTGATCTGTCCCGGCGGAGGCTATGGATTCACCTCTCCCCGGGAAGCCGAACCTGTAGCCCGGGCCTATAACGATCAGGGCTTTCATGCTCTGATTCTCCACTATAGAACGGCACCACACAAGCACCCCGCGCCCTTGCTGGATGTTTCAAATACCCTTGCCCTTCTCAGACAAAATGCATGGGAACTGAATGTAGATCCGGAAAAAATCATAGTGTGCGGGTTTTCTGCCGGAGGCCATCTGGCAGCAAGTCTGGGAGTTCACTGGAATAAGGAATATCTGCAAAATGAGATATGCAGCAGCCGCGGACAGAACAGACCGAATGCCCTGATATTAAGTTACCCTGTAATCAGCTCCGGAGAGGATGCACATAGAGGATCTTTTGATAATTTACTTGGAGAGAATGCGGATGCACAGCTCCTCGAAGAGATGAGCCTTGAGAAACAGGTCGGGAATCAGACTCCACCCGCTTTTCTTTGGCATACAGCCGATGATGCATCTGTGCCGGTGGAAAACTCCTTCCTCTTTGCCAAGGCATTGAAGAAGGAGAATATTCCATTCGAACTCCATATTTACCCCAGCGGTCCTCACGGTCTCTCACTTGCAACTGCAGAAACAGATGAAAGCGGAGACACCAGTATGACGGTCCCCCATGTTCAGGGATGGCTCGAGCTGAGTGCCCGCTGGATTAAAAACCTGAAAAGTTTCAACTGA
- a CDS encoding glycoside hydrolase family 2 protein: MAEHEGAFEENIHNREYRKKYTAKKIDASFTLYDHFRKSEKLDGIWNHHADVYDTCLRQEWFTEPRKDEEGWTLPWDWDFNEWDTIKVPSTWNTQQEQYKLYEGSMLYTRTFRYEKEDSEKVVLKVGAAYHNSMVFLNGSFLGYHEGGDTPFYLDVTDYLLEDNRIVISVNNTRTPGRIPTIFTDWYNYGGLYRSVELFRLPSAYISNFKIALVPGSNYSRVKAEITVEGEGIESAGLEITELGISETLKLSGGKGSIEVDCSPELWSPENPKLYDVTVSAGGDTIRERTGFREFKVVGSSVFLNGESIKLRGVSCHEESVPNGKSVTEAEIRENFALIKELHGNFMRLAHYPHTEMAARIADELGVLLWEEIPVYWAIHFENKETIDNGRQQLTELIKRDFNRPSVIIWSVGNENPDTEERLTFMGGLADLARELDDTRAISAACLWDQAKMKIDDRLADKLDIIGINEYFGWYNPHFDLLEEFFNNSHPDKPVIITELGAGAKAGHHGGRNEMFTEEYQERTYEEQIRCIKAQPWIAGISPWILYDFRTPVRCNKFQKGYNLKGLLSADKSHRKLAFFVLKDFFGSWKVS; the protein is encoded by the coding sequence ATGGCCGAACATGAAGGCGCTTTTGAAGAGAATATCCACAACAGAGAATACAGGAAAAAATATACTGCAAAGAAAATAGATGCTTCTTTCACACTCTATGATCACTTCAGAAAGAGTGAGAAGCTGGACGGAATCTGGAATCATCATGCGGACGTTTATGACACATGTTTAAGGCAGGAGTGGTTCACCGAACCCCGTAAGGATGAAGAGGGTTGGACATTACCCTGGGATTGGGATTTCAATGAATGGGATACCATCAAGGTTCCCTCCACATGGAATACCCAGCAGGAGCAGTACAAACTCTATGAAGGCTCCATGCTATACACCAGAACCTTCCGTTATGAGAAGGAAGATTCAGAGAAGGTCGTTTTGAAAGTTGGGGCAGCCTATCATAATTCAATGGTATTTCTAAACGGTTCCTTCCTGGGTTACCACGAGGGAGGAGATACTCCCTTCTATCTTGATGTGACAGACTATCTTCTGGAAGATAACCGCATAGTTATCTCTGTTAATAACACAAGAACTCCGGGACGAATCCCGACTATATTTACGGACTGGTATAACTATGGTGGTCTGTACCGCTCGGTGGAACTTTTCCGTCTGCCCTCTGCCTATATCAGTAATTTTAAAATTGCCCTGGTTCCAGGAAGTAATTACTCCAGAGTGAAGGCTGAAATTACAGTAGAAGGAGAAGGCATTGAGTCGGCCGGTTTGGAAATCACTGAACTTGGCATCTCTGAGACCCTTAAGCTGTCAGGCGGCAAAGGAAGTATTGAGGTCGACTGCAGTCCGGAACTCTGGAGTCCTGAGAATCCAAAGCTCTATGATGTAACAGTCTCGGCCGGTGGAGATACAATCCGTGAAAGAACCGGTTTCCGGGAATTTAAAGTTGTAGGCAGCTCTGTTTTTCTGAATGGTGAATCCATCAAACTGAGAGGCGTCTCCTGTCATGAAGAATCAGTTCCCAATGGAAAGTCTGTTACAGAAGCTGAGATAAGAGAGAACTTTGCTCTTATCAAAGAGCTTCATGGTAACTTTATGCGCCTGGCTCACTATCCTCATACAGAAATGGCTGCCCGTATAGCCGATGAACTGGGAGTTCTCCTCTGGGAAGAGATTCCTGTGTACTGGGCCATCCATTTTGAGAATAAAGAGACCATTGATAACGGCCGGCAGCAGCTGACTGAACTGATTAAGAGAGACTTTAACCGCCCCTCTGTCATTATCTGGTCTGTGGGGAATGAAAATCCCGACACCGAAGAGCGCCTGACCTTTATGGGCGGGTTGGCTGATCTGGCAAGGGAACTGGATGATACAAGAGCCATCTCCGCAGCCTGCCTCTGGGATCAGGCCAAGATGAAGATTGATGACAGACTGGCAGACAAGCTGGATATTATCGGTATAAATGAATACTTCGGCTGGTATAACCCCCACTTTGATCTGCTTGAAGAGTTCTTCAACAACAGTCATCCCGATAAACCGGTTATCATTACTGAGCTTGGAGCAGGAGCCAAAGCCGGCCACCATGGCGGCAGGAATGAGATGTTCACCGAGGAGTACCAGGAACGGACCTATGAGGAGCAGATCCGATGTATCAAGGCACAGCCCTGGATTGCGGGAATCTCTCCCTGGATACTATATGATTTCCGTACACCTGTTCGCTGCAACAAGTTCCAGAAAGGATATAATCTGAAGGGACTGCTTTCTGCGGACAAGAGCCATAGAAAGCTGGCATTTTTTGTGCTGAAAGATTTCTTCGGCAGCTGGAAGGTCAGTTGA